In Alphaproteobacteria bacterium US3C007, one genomic interval encodes:
- a CDS encoding delta-class carbonic anhydrase has translation MKQVSIVAWLLFTLSPAFTAADHICLGSGPQTPRDISQKFGTNTSSFNLAPSYRDMNLCNIHTHTFAEHKGPGFSISANNGQTDGYRCNDTAGLSQEELTDPTHGSGAFQGVAPGDTIEVHWVYSSCAVQPGQGLGSCLSAACANPQLRVEAQVFLLVNDPYALNFQTMVYDNTVIDARHQAKALPTHTGTPIVFAGSTTGPKYTAKKCSPYQVTWSVRPNCAKLNIASLHDWAANGNIFNESHSHGVRALVTEPELLAPIN, from the coding sequence ATGAAACAGGTTTCGATTGTTGCATGGCTTTTGTTTACGCTTAGTCCCGCATTCACCGCCGCCGATCACATTTGCCTTGGCTCGGGCCCTCAAACACCCCGTGATATCTCTCAGAAATTTGGCACCAATACCAGTAGCTTTAATCTCGCACCGAGCTATCGCGATATGAACTTATGCAACATACACACCCACACTTTCGCTGAGCATAAAGGCCCTGGATTCTCAATTTCCGCTAATAATGGACAAACTGACGGATATCGCTGCAATGACACTGCAGGACTATCTCAAGAAGAACTCACAGATCCAACGCATGGAAGTGGCGCTTTTCAAGGCGTCGCCCCGGGTGATACGATTGAAGTGCATTGGGTATATTCCTCTTGCGCCGTTCAGCCAGGTCAAGGATTGGGCTCTTGCCTCAGCGCCGCTTGTGCGAACCCCCAACTAAGGGTTGAGGCGCAAGTTTTTTTATTGGTCAACGACCCCTATGCCCTCAATTTTCAAACCATGGTCTATGACAATACGGTGATTGATGCGCGCCATCAAGCGAAGGCCCTGCCGACCCATACTGGAACGCCTATCGTTTTTGCAGGTTCTACCACCGGCCCAAAATACACAGCAAAAAAATGCTCGCCCTATCAAGTCACCTGGAGCGTTCGCCCAAATTGCGCAAAGTTAAATATCGCATCTCTGCATGATTGGGCTGCCAATGGGAATATTTTCAATGAAAGTCACTCTCATGGAGTTCGCGCGCTTGTCACTGAACCAGAGCTGTTGGCGCCCATAAATTAA
- a CDS encoding HAD-IA family hydrolase, producing the protein MQTVIFDLDGTLADTSGDLLAAANFCFEQMGHPELLTWPEDAATALRGGRAMLTLGLTRLGKFDQAVIDEFYPVLLQAYGASIDRFTTFYPGALQAVQDLKSAGCKVGICTNKPFDLAEDLMIRMGQRALFDSLIGADSLPVRKPDPAPFFEAVRQAGGRPEKAFMIGDTLTDHSTAKAANVPSILVDFHPKGSALSQEIHALRPEAVIKSFEELPPLIARLATR; encoded by the coding sequence ATGCAGACAGTTATTTTTGATTTAGACGGGACTTTGGCAGATACCAGCGGCGATTTATTGGCGGCCGCAAATTTTTGTTTTGAACAGATGGGTCATCCCGAGCTTTTGACGTGGCCTGAGGATGCGGCGACTGCCTTGCGGGGCGGGCGGGCGATGTTGACGCTTGGGCTGACCCGATTGGGGAAATTTGACCAAGCTGTGATTGATGAGTTTTATCCGGTTCTTTTGCAAGCGTATGGTGCCTCAATTGACCGCTTCACAACGTTTTATCCTGGTGCTCTTCAAGCGGTTCAGGATTTGAAGTCTGCAGGGTGTAAAGTTGGAATTTGTACAAATAAGCCCTTCGATCTTGCCGAAGATCTGATGATCCGCATGGGGCAGCGTGCGTTGTTTGACTCGCTTATTGGCGCAGACAGTTTGCCCGTGCGAAAGCCTGATCCAGCGCCGTTTTTTGAAGCGGTTCGTCAGGCCGGTGGCCGGCCCGAAAAGGCGTTTATGATCGGTGATACGCTCACCGACCATTCTACCGCAAAGGCTGCAAATGTACCCAGCATTTTGGTTGATTTTCATCCCAAAGGTTCAGCGCTTTCGCAAGAAATCCATGCGCTGAGGCCTGAAGCGGTGATAAAGTCTTTTGAAGAGCTGCCGCCCTTGATTGCACGCTTAGCGACGCGGTGA
- a CDS encoding DegT/DnrJ/EryC1/StrS family aminotransferase, with the protein MTEIFTGEFTQQEPIPEAAIEAAVAVMRSGRLHRYNVAEGEQSHVALLEQEFAASVEASFCLAVASGGYALATALRALNVQPGDRVLTNAFTLAPVPGSIASVGAIPVYVGVTEDLVIDLEDLQAKIAQADVLMLSHMRGHICDMDHLMKICDQAGVRVIEDCAHTMGAKWRETWSGRHGLVGCYSTQTYKHINSGEGGFLVTDDADVMAKAVILSGSYMLYDRHIAAPAASHYADIRYHTPNVSGRMDHLRAAILRPQLANLQAQARAWNMRYQAVEEALAHTPGLTLISRPKEESYVGSSIQFLLLDWTPDRVENLLARCASRGVELKWFGGKEPTGFTSRYDSWRYAPSSAMPKSDRVLAGVIDMRLPLTFSLEDCAVIGRIIRAEVGALYQLADSAAQTAI; encoded by the coding sequence ATGACAGAAATTTTTACGGGTGAATTTACCCAGCAGGAACCCATCCCGGAAGCGGCAATAGAAGCTGCCGTTGCCGTGATGCGCAGCGGTCGATTGCATCGTTATAATGTTGCAGAGGGCGAGCAAAGTCATGTGGCTTTGCTTGAACAGGAATTTGCAGCCAGCGTAGAGGCGTCGTTTTGCTTGGCGGTTGCCTCCGGCGGATATGCGTTGGCGACGGCGCTGCGCGCGTTGAATGTGCAGCCGGGTGATAGGGTTTTAACTAATGCGTTTACGCTTGCGCCAGTTCCCGGCTCTATTGCCTCTGTTGGCGCGATACCGGTTTATGTTGGGGTGACCGAAGATCTAGTGATCGACTTAGAGGATTTACAGGCAAAGATCGCTCAAGCGGATGTGCTTATGCTTAGCCACATGCGTGGGCATATTTGCGATATGGATCATTTGATGAAGATCTGTGACCAAGCGGGTGTCCGGGTTATTGAGGATTGTGCGCATACGATGGGTGCAAAATGGCGTGAAACATGGTCTGGGCGTCATGGGTTGGTGGGGTGTTATTCCACGCAAACCTACAAACATATAAATTCGGGCGAGGGGGGCTTTTTGGTCACTGATGATGCGGATGTGATGGCCAAAGCGGTTATCTTGTCGGGTTCTTATATGCTTTATGATCGCCATATTGCCGCACCGGCGGCCAGCCATTATGCTGACATCCGGTATCACACGCCCAATGTTTCGGGTCGGATGGATCATTTGCGCGCCGCAATTTTGCGTCCACAATTGGCCAATCTACAGGCGCAGGCGCGGGCGTGGAACATGCGCTATCAAGCCGTTGAGGAAGCGCTCGCGCATACGCCGGGATTGACGCTTATTTCGCGCCCAAAAGAAGAAAGCTATGTTGGGTCATCCATTCAGTTTTTATTACTAGATTGGACACCTGACAGGGTTGAAAACCTGCTGGCGCGCTGTGCGTCAAGAGGGGTTGAGCTGAAGTGGTTTGGCGGGAAAGAGCCAACTGGTTTCACATCACGCTATGACAGTTGGCGCTACGCCCCATCATCTGCAATGCCAAAAAGCGACCGTGTTTTGGCTGGGGTGATTGATATGCGCTTACCCCTTACTTTCAGCCTTGAAGATTGCGCGGTGATTGGGCGCATTATTCGCGCTGAAGTGGGCGCGCTCTACCAGCTTGCAGATAGCGCGGCCCAAACCGCAATATAA
- a CDS encoding MOSC domain-containing protein translates to MSCLVKTDFKGTIAWLGRVSTPENNIRSESLTSAEASFEGIIGEAHSGATRPSCVRVTMLYPKGTEIRNTRQLSILSAEENAEIAARIGVTQLDPSWLGASIVIAGLPDFTHIPPGSRLQTQAGTTFTVDLENAPCNWPAKEIETDRPGHGKAFKSAAKGRRGITAWVERPGMLSIGDTVSLFVPTQRNWQPN, encoded by the coding sequence ATGTCTTGTCTTGTTAAAACCGATTTTAAAGGCACTATCGCTTGGTTAGGGCGGGTTTCTACGCCAGAAAATAATATCAGGTCTGAATCCCTTACAAGCGCTGAAGCCAGCTTTGAGGGTATCATTGGGGAAGCGCATTCTGGCGCAACGCGCCCATCTTGCGTGCGCGTGACGATGCTTTACCCAAAAGGTACCGAAATTCGAAATACGCGTCAGCTCTCAATCTTGTCCGCAGAGGAAAATGCCGAAATTGCAGCGCGTATTGGCGTAACGCAGCTTGATCCAAGCTGGCTTGGGGCATCGATCGTTATCGCCGGGCTCCCTGATTTCACGCATATTCCACCCGGTTCACGGCTGCAAACGCAAGCCGGCACCACCTTTACTGTTGACTTAGAAAACGCGCCTTGCAATTGGCCGGCCAAAGAAATTGAAACTGATCGCCCAGGTCATGGCAAAGCGTTTAAAAGCGCAGCCAAAGGGCGGCGGGGGATCACCGCTTGGGTCGAACGACCGGGCATGCTTTCAATCGGTGACACGGTGAGTTTATTTGTTCCGACACAACGCAATTGGCAGCCAAACTAA
- a CDS encoding Sir2 family NAD-dependent protein deacetylase: MSILYITGAGVSAESGIPTFRGKDGFWTIGSVNYTPQEMATRAMYLTHPDEFLLWYFRRFASYRHIQPNNVHDWLAGKKLITQNIDGLDGKAGNADYIPIHGRLDKVTVLHAQGDEVDLIDAPWEKVVATCSNLENDAEVKAALLEAFKISKTTLAPAVEHSLKPFVLLFDEYYTELYRMSLAESWMREAEHFVFMGTSFSVNITNIALRYALASGAKIEVVDPEPVDLGLKGITYHQMTAQTYVSRE; this comes from the coding sequence ATGTCCATATTATACATCACCGGCGCCGGCGTCAGTGCGGAAAGTGGCATTCCAACCTTCAGAGGCAAAGATGGTTTTTGGACAATCGGGAGCGTGAATTATACACCTCAAGAAATGGCCACTCGTGCCATGTATTTGACCCATCCAGATGAATTCCTTCTATGGTACTTCCGGCGTTTTGCCTCCTATCGGCATATTCAGCCGAATAATGTGCATGATTGGTTGGCTGGCAAGAAACTTATCACCCAAAACATTGATGGATTAGACGGGAAGGCGGGCAATGCTGATTATATTCCGATCCATGGTCGGTTGGATAAGGTAACGGTGTTGCATGCTCAAGGCGATGAGGTAGATCTGATTGATGCGCCTTGGGAAAAGGTTGTCGCAACCTGTTCTAACCTTGAAAACGATGCCGAGGTTAAAGCCGCGTTATTAGAGGCCTTTAAAATTTCCAAAACCACCCTGGCCCCAGCAGTAGAGCATTCTTTGAAGCCTTTCGTACTATTATTCGATGAATATTATACAGAGCTGTACCGCATGTCTCTGGCGGAAAGCTGGATGCGTGAGGCGGAGCATTTTGTTTTTATGGGAACTTCATTCAGCGTGAATATTACCAATATCGCGCTCCGCTATGCGTTGGCCTCTGGCGCCAAAATTGAAGTGGTTGATCCTGAACCCGTTGATCTTGGATTAAAGGGCATCACGTATCACCAAATGACGGCCCAAACTTATGTTTCAAGGGAATAA
- the ehuA gene encoding ectoine/hydroxyectoine ABC transporter ATP-binding protein EhuA: protein MAEKDDCIVKFDQVTKRYGDLVVLDKLNLEIKKNEMISIIGPSGSGKTTVLRVLMTLEKIDGGVIHFDGAPLTHMASNGSIIEADEKHLRQRRSKIGMVFQQFNLFPHMTALQNCIEAPMQVLGMNKEAAEERALELLELVGLSSKKDQHPSRLSGGQQQRVAIARALAMRPKLMLLDEITSALDPEVVGEVLNVIRSLNKEYDLTMIMVTHQMGFAREISDRVCFFTEGKILEQGPPKELLDNPKNERTKQFLHAVLDAN, encoded by the coding sequence ATGGCAGAAAAAGATGATTGTATCGTTAAGTTTGATCAGGTGACAAAAAGGTATGGTGACCTTGTTGTCCTCGATAAACTGAACTTAGAGATTAAAAAAAATGAAATGATATCAATCATTGGTCCGTCTGGCTCAGGGAAAACAACCGTGCTCAGAGTGCTGATGACGTTAGAGAAAATCGATGGTGGTGTAATTCATTTTGATGGCGCGCCGCTTACCCATATGGCTTCTAACGGCTCGATCATTGAAGCGGATGAAAAGCATCTTAGGCAACGTCGCTCCAAAATCGGGATGGTCTTTCAACAGTTTAATTTGTTCCCGCATATGACGGCGCTACAAAATTGTATCGAAGCGCCAATGCAAGTCCTTGGCATGAATAAAGAGGCTGCCGAAGAACGGGCGCTTGAATTACTCGAATTGGTCGGCTTGAGCAGTAAGAAAGACCAGCACCCAAGCCGTTTATCCGGCGGTCAACAGCAAAGGGTGGCGATAGCACGGGCGCTTGCGATGCGTCCAAAGCTCATGCTTTTGGATGAAATCACATCTGCTCTGGATCCAGAAGTGGTGGGAGAGGTTTTGAATGTTATCCGGTCGCTGAATAAGGAATATGATCTGACAATGATCATGGTCACGCATCAAATGGGGTTTGCCAGAGAAATATCGGATCGTGTTTGTTTTTTCACGGAAGGAAAGATTTTGGAACAGGGCCCCCCAAAAGAGCTATTGGACAATCCTAAAAATGAAAGAACGAAACAGTTTCTTCACGCCGTTTTGGATGCCAATTAA
- the glmS gene encoding glutamine--fructose-6-phosphate transaminase (isomerizing), with protein MCGIVGVLGKNEVAPILVESLKRLEYRGYDSAGVATIEHGKLDRRRAVGKLVELSDVLVREPLRGRAGIGHTRWATHGKPTLSNAHPHQFGAVSVVHNGIIENFRELRRELSEHNIHAETDTDTETIAMLTGHFIAKGQSPTDAARSTLKKLDGAFAVCFLFAGHDDLMIAARKGSPLAIGYGKGEMFVGSDAIALTPLTNQLSYLEEGDFAILTRQSVEIRDQDGQPVQREKRTIRGDSSRYDKDGYTHFMEKEVFEQPSVIKTAIAQYFSPEKVQETQLKDIDFSRFDRVLLIACGTGYYACLTAKYWLEQLADMPAEIDIASEFRYREPPITPNTLAIFVSQSGETADTLAALRYCAGKAAEIWSVTNVAESSIARESGVNLPIYAGIEIGVASTKAFTCQLTVLLAIAMKAAEARGAMSARAHETLSQAILDLPALINRALDQREAYQIVANDLAKTQDILFLGRGLMYPLALEGALKLKEISYIHAEAYAAGELKHGPIALVDSAVPVVVFAPKDALFEKTISNMQEVMARKGKIALFSEPSGLEAAEEALWHQVPMPPCHEALTPILYAIPAQLLAYYTAVAMGTDVDQPRNLAKSVTVE; from the coding sequence ATGTGTGGAATTGTTGGAGTTTTAGGGAAAAATGAAGTTGCCCCTATACTGGTCGAGTCGTTAAAGCGGCTTGAATATCGCGGCTATGACAGCGCCGGGGTTGCCACGATTGAACATGGCAAGTTGGACCGCAGACGGGCCGTTGGGAAATTGGTTGAATTAAGCGATGTGCTGGTGCGCGAACCGTTGCGAGGCCGCGCTGGCATCGGGCATACAAGATGGGCCACCCATGGAAAGCCCACGCTATCAAACGCCCATCCGCATCAATTTGGCGCTGTAAGCGTAGTCCACAACGGAATTATTGAGAATTTCCGTGAATTGCGGCGTGAATTATCCGAGCACAATATCCACGCTGAAACCGATACTGACACCGAAACCATTGCGATGCTTACGGGGCATTTTATTGCCAAGGGGCAAAGCCCGACCGACGCGGCGCGCAGCACGTTGAAAAAGTTGGATGGCGCATTTGCGGTTTGTTTTTTATTCGCCGGGCATGATGACTTGATGATCGCAGCACGCAAAGGCTCGCCCCTGGCGATCGGATATGGCAAGGGGGAGATGTTTGTTGGGTCGGACGCAATCGCCTTAACGCCCCTAACCAATCAACTCAGCTATCTTGAAGAAGGCGATTTTGCCATTTTAACGCGGCAAAGCGTGGAGATCCGTGACCAAGACGGCCAACCCGTTCAACGCGAAAAGCGGACCATTCGCGGCGATAGCAGCCGCTATGACAAGGATGGTTACACCCATTTCATGGAAAAAGAAGTTTTTGAGCAACCCAGCGTTATAAAAACCGCAATCGCTCAATATTTCTCTCCGGAGAAGGTACAAGAAACGCAGCTTAAAGATATTGATTTCAGTCGATTTGATAGAGTTTTGCTGATCGCATGCGGCACCGGCTATTACGCCTGCCTGACGGCAAAATACTGGCTGGAACAATTGGCAGATATGCCCGCTGAAATCGATATTGCATCAGAATTTCGATATCGCGAGCCGCCCATTACCCCAAACACTTTGGCAATCTTCGTCAGCCAATCTGGTGAAACCGCAGATACTCTGGCCGCCCTGCGCTATTGCGCGGGAAAAGCCGCCGAAATTTGGTCGGTAACCAATGTTGCGGAAAGCTCAATCGCCCGCGAAAGTGGCGTCAATTTACCCATTTACGCCGGAATTGAAATCGGTGTTGCATCAACAAAAGCCTTCACCTGCCAATTAACGGTTCTACTCGCAATCGCAATGAAAGCAGCCGAGGCGCGCGGCGCTATGAGCGCGCGCGCACACGAAACCTTATCACAGGCAATTTTGGATCTGCCGGCCTTAATCAACCGCGCGCTTGATCAGCGCGAAGCCTACCAAATAGTTGCCAATGATCTGGCGAAAACCCAAGATATTTTATTTCTTGGGAGGGGTTTAATGTATCCACTGGCGCTTGAAGGTGCGCTAAAGCTAAAAGAAATCAGCTACATACATGCCGAAGCCTATGCTGCGGGTGAATTGAAGCACGGACCGATTGCATTGGTGGATAGCGCCGTGCCTGTGGTTGTGTTTGCCCCTAAAGATGCATTGTTCGAAAAAACCATATCCAATATGCAAGAAGTGATGGCGCGCAAAGGCAAAATAGCCCTTTTTTCTGAGCCTTCAGGGCTTGAAGCGGCTGAAGAAGCGCTTTGGCATCAAGTTCCCATGCCGCCATGCCATGAAGCTCTCACGCCTATTTTATACGCCATTCCCGCGCAATTATTGGCCTATTACACTGCCGTGGCGATGGGGACGGATGTTGACCAACCCCGCAATTTGGCCAAGTCGGTTACCGTGGAATAG
- the glmU gene encoding bifunctional UDP-N-acetylglucosamine diphosphorylase/glucosamine-1-phosphate N-acetyltransferase GlmU has translation MQTAIVILAAGKGTRMKSEMPKVLHEVAGAPLLVHCMKTAQTIDPEHLIIVAGHGSEDVTKTARTYAPDSQIVTQSAQLGTAHAVAQSREILSGFEGDLIILYGDTPFIRPETLGKLAQARQKSDLVVLGFQANDPGRYGRLVTSGTDLLEIVEYKEANAAQKDIKLCNSGVLAGPAQLIFQLIEQVETSNNAGELYLTDCIALARAAGKSAGVVTCPEAETLGVNSRRDLAQAEQVFQNNARAALMDTGVSLLAPETVFLSFDTVIGRDALIEQNVVFGAGVTVETGAKIRAFSHLEGCHVSREAVIGPYARLRPGAEVANAAKIGNFVEIKNAQIGEGAKVNHLSYIGDADIGSDSNIGAGTITCNYDGVMKHHTQIGQNVFIGSNTMLVAPVDIGDGAMTASGAVITKNVPEDALALARAEQINKPGLARKLRKLLAKRKQQNETGKS, from the coding sequence ATGCAAACCGCCATTGTGATTTTAGCAGCAGGCAAAGGCACTCGGATGAAATCAGAGATGCCAAAGGTTTTGCACGAGGTCGCGGGCGCGCCACTACTCGTGCATTGCATGAAAACAGCGCAAACAATTGATCCCGAACATTTGATCATCGTGGCAGGTCACGGCAGCGAAGATGTGACAAAAACGGCCAGAACTTATGCCCCAGATAGCCAAATTGTGACGCAAAGCGCGCAATTGGGCACCGCGCATGCTGTTGCACAAAGCCGCGAAATTTTAAGCGGCTTTGAAGGTGATCTGATCATTCTTTATGGCGACACACCTTTTATTAGGCCGGAAACGCTAGGAAAGCTGGCGCAAGCACGGCAAAAGAGCGATCTTGTTGTCTTAGGGTTCCAAGCCAATGATCCCGGCCGTTACGGCCGTTTGGTCACATCCGGAACAGATTTGCTTGAAATCGTTGAATATAAAGAGGCAAACGCGGCACAAAAAGATATTAAGCTTTGTAACAGTGGCGTTTTGGCCGGCCCAGCTCAACTAATCTTCCAGCTGATCGAGCAGGTCGAAACCTCCAACAATGCCGGTGAGCTTTACCTCACTGATTGCATTGCTTTGGCGCGCGCTGCTGGAAAATCTGCGGGCGTGGTGACATGCCCCGAAGCAGAAACGCTTGGGGTAAACTCTCGCCGTGACCTCGCGCAAGCTGAGCAGGTCTTTCAAAACAATGCGCGCGCGGCTTTAATGGATACAGGCGTTAGCCTATTGGCGCCTGAAACGGTGTTTTTAAGCTTTGATACGGTGATTGGCCGCGACGCTCTTATTGAACAAAACGTGGTTTTCGGCGCTGGTGTAACGGTTGAAACCGGCGCAAAAATCCGCGCTTTTAGCCATTTGGAGGGCTGCCATGTGTCGCGAGAGGCGGTGATTGGCCCTTATGCCCGCTTGCGCCCCGGGGCTGAAGTTGCAAATGCTGCCAAAATTGGAAATTTTGTTGAAATAAAAAATGCCCAAATTGGCGAAGGCGCGAAGGTCAACCATCTAAGCTATATTGGCGATGCGGATATCGGCTCAGACAGCAATATTGGCGCCGGAACGATCACCTGCAATTATGATGGAGTGATGAAACATCATACACAAATTGGCCAGAACGTTTTTATCGGTTCAAATACCATGCTGGTTGCACCGGTTGACATAGGCGATGGAGCAATGACAGCAAGCGGCGCCGTCATCACCAAAAATGTTCCCGAAGATGCGCTGGCCCTCGCGCGCGCCGAGCAAATCAACAAGCCGGGACTGGCGCGAAAACTTCGTAAACTTTTGGCCAAACGGAAACAGCAAAACGAAACTGGAAAAAGCTGA
- the ehuC gene encoding ectoine/hydroxyectoine ABC transporter permease subunit EhuC, whose product MNYLQFLSEHGGTLLFGTVTTVKVFACSFFLFLIISMIFGLMRLSKNAAIQGIATVYIEFFRGTSLLVQLFWAYYVLPFFGVSLEAFSAGVLALGLNFGAYGAEVVRAGILAVPQGQWEAAHALNFTPAKRMSRIIIPQIFPIILPPISNLTVELLKATALVALVTVVDLTFEARQINSITWLSAQSFGTALLIYYIMARFALVPFLRWLEVVAARKVGQGDH is encoded by the coding sequence TTGAATTATTTACAGTTCTTGTCCGAACACGGCGGCACCCTGTTATTTGGAACAGTCACGACCGTGAAAGTGTTCGCATGTTCCTTTTTTCTCTTTCTTATTATCTCCATGATTTTTGGATTGATGCGCCTGTCGAAAAATGCAGCCATTCAGGGAATAGCAACTGTCTATATTGAGTTTTTCAGGGGAACTTCTTTGTTGGTCCAATTGTTTTGGGCCTATTATGTCTTACCCTTCTTTGGCGTGTCTTTAGAGGCATTTTCTGCCGGTGTGCTTGCGCTGGGGCTCAATTTTGGGGCGTATGGTGCAGAAGTGGTCCGAGCCGGAATACTGGCTGTGCCTCAAGGCCAATGGGAGGCAGCGCATGCGCTTAACTTTACACCTGCGAAACGCATGAGCAGGATAATTATTCCGCAGATTTTTCCCATAATTCTGCCACCCATTTCGAATTTAACCGTGGAATTGTTGAAGGCAACGGCGCTTGTTGCTTTGGTTACCGTTGTTGATTTAACTTTTGAGGCCCGACAAATTAATTCTATCACATGGCTGTCAGCTCAAAGCTTCGGAACAGCCTTGCTGATCTATTATATCATGGCGCGGTTTGCACTTGTTCCGTTCTTGCGGTGGCTAGAAGTTGTAGCCGCAAGAAAAGTTGGACAGGGAGATCATTGA
- the ehuD gene encoding ectoine/hydroxyectoine ABC transporter permease subunit EhuD, giving the protein MEIGFRWDFAYEILPTLIRATGNTILAAGIGYLIAVLVGLVFLLGQKTSSKILNMITREIVEFIRSTPLLIQLFFVYFVLPQFGITLSAWVCGMLTIGLHFGTYLCEVYRGALEAVPKAQWEACRALNFSNVYAYRRIILPQAFPIAIPGMGNYLVGIFKDTPLLSTIGVAELFHAATAVGGYNYRYLEPYTMVGLIFLTLSIPAAMWVRRLEKRVNKAQGKTTR; this is encoded by the coding sequence ATGGAAATTGGGTTCAGATGGGATTTTGCCTACGAAATTTTGCCAACGCTTATCCGTGCAACGGGCAACACCATTCTTGCAGCTGGTATTGGATATTTGATTGCGGTCCTCGTGGGTTTGGTTTTTCTTTTGGGGCAAAAAACATCATCTAAAATACTGAATATGATCACCAGAGAGATTGTCGAGTTTATTCGCTCGACGCCGCTTTTGATACAATTGTTTTTCGTTTATTTTGTGTTGCCTCAATTCGGAATAACGCTGTCGGCTTGGGTCTGCGGGATGCTCACCATTGGCCTACATTTTGGAACGTATCTCTGCGAAGTTTACCGGGGGGCTTTAGAAGCCGTTCCCAAAGCTCAATGGGAAGCTTGCCGAGCGTTAAATTTCTCTAATGTCTATGCCTATAGAAGAATTATACTGCCGCAAGCATTCCCAATCGCTATTCCTGGCATGGGGAATTATCTCGTGGGTATTTTTAAAGATACACCCTTGCTGTCAACCATTGGGGTGGCCGAGCTGTTTCACGCCGCCACTGCCGTTGGAGGTTATAATTATAGATATTTAGAACCCTATACGATGGTTGGATTGATCTTTTTGACCTTATCAATTCCAGCCGCAATGTGGGTACGACGGCTTGAGAAGCGCGTGAACAAAGCTCAAGGCAAAACGACTCGGTAG
- a CDS encoding transporter substrate-binding domain-containing protein: MTRFFKVATVLLASVFTVSSVQAETLTERLANGDKLRLGFGTAVPWAYAGDNGEALGFVNAIALTVLEEMGIDEHETKVFEWSGLIPGINANRSDMITGGMYILKSRCENINFSDPIGVFGDAMLVPKGNPKNINNYQDVIDTGAKLVTGTGFNTVEAAKKYGVPDSQMLLVEGEVGILAAMKAGRADVAVQTFFGAKEHEEKTGGQFEVTDPKLMPKETLNVVGIGFRKSDEEFRQAFNAALAKVLANPDTMLERAGQYGYDRAQLPPASMTTEWACSTK; this comes from the coding sequence ATGACACGATTCTTTAAAGTAGCGACGGTCCTTTTGGCATCAGTATTTACGGTGTCTTCTGTTCAGGCAGAAACATTGACGGAACGATTGGCAAATGGAGATAAATTAAGGCTTGGGTTCGGAACAGCGGTGCCTTGGGCCTACGCGGGTGACAATGGCGAAGCTTTGGGTTTTGTGAACGCGATAGCTTTGACCGTATTGGAAGAAATGGGTATAGACGAGCATGAAACGAAAGTTTTTGAATGGTCTGGTCTGATCCCTGGGATAAATGCAAACCGCTCGGACATGATCACAGGCGGCATGTATATTTTAAAAAGTAGATGCGAAAACATAAACTTCTCAGATCCTATTGGTGTTTTCGGTGATGCAATGTTGGTCCCCAAAGGAAACCCAAAGAATATCAACAACTATCAAGATGTCATCGACACGGGTGCCAAGCTGGTTACAGGCACGGGCTTCAACACGGTTGAAGCGGCAAAGAAATATGGCGTGCCAGACAGCCAAATGCTTTTGGTTGAAGGCGAAGTGGGCATTTTAGCTGCAATGAAAGCCGGCCGAGCAGATGTTGCGGTGCAAACGTTTTTTGGCGCGAAAGAGCATGAAGAAAAAACCGGTGGCCAATTTGAAGTGACTGACCCTAAACTTATGCCGAAAGAAACTTTAAATGTCGTTGGAATTGGCTTTAGAAAATCTGATGAGGAATTCAGACAAGCGTTCAACGCCGCTTTGGCGAAGGTTTTGGCAAATCCTGACACTATGCTGGAACGCGCCGGTCAATATGGGTACGATCGTGCGCAATTGCCACCGGCCTCTATGACAACCGAATGGGCTTGCTCAACCAAATAA